A section of the Cylindrospermum stagnale PCC 7417 genome encodes:
- a CDS encoding DNA polymerase III, delta prime subunit, producing MKQLDLLDLTTDLSVCEPSQSIDSESTQPIAENWQLSKIIGQNLAVSLLKGAITHNRIVPAYLFAGADGVGKSLAAKCFIAEIFNIQNLANCPDSLWIEPTYIHQKQLLNESEIAASGVLRKTPSQIRIEQIREITQFLATSPLIAPYKIVVVENAERMPPTAANALLKTLEEPISGTIILISSQPQRLLATITSRCQLIPFQRLNNAQMTTVLDNVGRSEILNRPNVIQFAGGSPGDAIAYHDQLQSIPKSLLQELIQPPSSLLTALSIAKDIEVQLDFHQQLWLLDYLQYCWREFLSYQNWLLKLEDAKNSLLKMASPRLVWEVLLFPD from the coding sequence AGCAACTTGATCTACTTGATCTCACAACAGACCTTTCTGTTTGTGAACCTTCTCAAAGTATAGATTCCGAATCTACACAGCCAATTGCAGAAAACTGGCAGTTATCAAAAATCATTGGTCAAAATTTAGCGGTATCTTTACTCAAAGGTGCAATTACACACAACCGAATTGTCCCTGCTTATTTGTTTGCTGGAGCAGACGGAGTAGGAAAGTCCTTAGCTGCTAAATGCTTTATCGCTGAAATTTTCAACATCCAAAACCTAGCTAACTGTCCTGATAGTTTATGGATTGAACCAACATACATACACCAAAAACAGTTGTTAAATGAAAGTGAAATAGCAGCTTCTGGGGTACTGCGAAAAACTCCATCCCAAATTAGAATTGAGCAGATTCGAGAAATCACCCAATTTCTGGCTACCTCCCCTCTAATTGCACCTTACAAAATTGTCGTGGTAGAAAATGCTGAAAGAATGCCACCCACTGCTGCTAATGCACTCCTGAAAACATTAGAAGAACCAATATCCGGCACAATTATCCTCATTTCATCCCAACCCCAAAGGTTACTGGCTACAATTACCAGCCGTTGTCAACTGATTCCTTTCCAGCGTCTAAACAACGCCCAAATGACCACTGTTTTAGACAATGTGGGACGTTCTGAAATTCTCAATCGCCCAAATGTTATACAGTTTGCAGGTGGTTCTCCTGGGGATGCGATCGCTTACCATGATCAACTTCAATCTATCCCAAAATCACTTTTGCAAGAACTAATTCAACCTCCTAGCAGTCTGTTAACAGCACTAAGTATCGCCAAAGATATTGAGGTTCAATTAGATTTTCATCAACAACTATGGCTGCTGGATTACCTGCAATATTGCTGGAGGGAATTTCTGAGTTATCAAAATTGGCTGTTGAAATTGGAAGATGCCAAAAACTCTCTGTTGAAAATGGCCTCTCCCCGTTTGGTATGGGAAGTTTTATTGTTTCCTGACTAA